A genomic stretch from Harpia harpyja isolate bHarHar1 chromosome 20, bHarHar1 primary haplotype, whole genome shotgun sequence includes:
- the FAM114A2 gene encoding protein FAM114A2 isoform X2 has translation MSERDSGENLKEETSYEDEQKAEELGCAESDEEREQELEPVPMTRKRPEPKPPGQPAATEKTAAETLKVSDSPAGVQTGWGYWGSWGKSLLSTASATVATVGQGISNVIEKAETTLGIPSPNEISSETRDATTGSKNPCASSTDAVDDGSSFPIAGALGVLSTISTAVQSTGKSVISGGLDALEFIGKKTMDVIAEGDPGFKKTKGLMNRNSTLSQVLREAKEKEEQQTATEVTMATEKKAHYGLLFDEFQGLSHLEALEMLSRESESKVKSVLNALSGEELDTLKEEMEQLKEAFSLPEFFEEEEEEKKGDEEFTKEVTELFSELRISSKPDKLIMVRTSAHEWIAQFNSSLPEEEKESEENQEVESRDGDHDAKKPVEDIHAFAIRSLAELTACSIEMFHKTAALFLHGQKQEVAATERAKSLSQMTIVLCKELSTFSKEFTTCLTTAGVKEKADVLNPLITGVFLEASNSASYIQDAFQLLLPVLQISLIEARTELSQ, from the exons ATGTCTGAGAGAGACAGTGGTGAAAATCTGAAAGAAGAAACCTCTTATGAAGATGAACAGAAAGCAGAGGAACTTGGCTGCGCTGAGAGCGAtgaagagagagagcaagagcttGAGCCTGTGCCTATGACCCGCAAAAGACCTGAACCCAAACCCCCAGGTCAGCCTGCTGCCACAGAAAAGACTGCAGCTGAAACCCTCAAG GTCTCAGATTCTCCTGCTGGAGTTCAGACAGGATGGGGGTACTGGGGAAGCTGGGGGAAATCTCTTCTGTCAACTGCGTCTGCTACTGTAGCTACTGTAG GTCAAGGTATTTCAAATGTtatagaaaaagcagaaacaaccCTTGGGATCCCCAGTCCTAATGAAATATCTTCAGAGACTAGAGATGCTACAACAG GAAGCAAGAATCCTTGTGCTAGCAGCACAGATGCAGTTGATGATGGCAGTTCCTTTCCTATTGCTGGGGCTCTTGGAGTTTTATCAACGATCTCTACTGCTGTCCAAAGCACA GGAAAAAGTGTTATTAGTGGAGGTCTGGATGCCTTGGAATTCATCGGGAAAAAGACAATGGATGTAATAGCTGAGGGAGACCCTGGATTCAAAAAAACAAAGGGCCTAATGAACAGAAACTCTACGTTATCTCAG gtctTACGAGAggcaaaggagaaagaggagcagCAGACAGCTACTGAGGTTACCATGGCTACGGAGAAGAAAGCCCATTATGGGTTACTGTTTGATGAGTTTCAGGGTCTTTCACATCTGGAGGCCTTAGAGATGCTTTCCAGAGAGAGTGAATCAAAG GTGAAATCGGTTCTAAATGCCCTCTCTGGAGAAGAGTTGGACACACTGAAGGAGGAAATGGAGCAActcaaagaagcattttctttacCTGAATTctttgaagaagaggaggaagaaaagaaag gAGATGAGGAGTTCACAAAAGAAGTGACAGAGTTGTTTTCAGAATTGCGTATCTCCTCAAAGCCGGACAAACTGATCATG GTGAGGACATCTGCTCATGAATGGATAGCGCAATTCAACAGTAGtcttcctgaagaagaaaaagagagtgaaGAAAACCAAGAAGTAGAATCCAGAGATGGTGACCATGATGCTAAAAAACCAGTAGAG GATATTCATGCATTTGCCATAAGAAGTCTGGCTGAACTGACAGCATGCTCCATTGAAATGTTTCACAAAACTGCAGCTTTGTTTCTTCATGGTCAGAAACAAGAGGTGGCAGCCACAGAGAGAGCCAAGTCCCTTTCACA AATGACAATTGTGCTCTGTAAAGAACTGTCAACTTTCTCAAAAGAGTTTACTACGTGCTTAACGACTGCAGGG GTCAAAGAGAAAGCAGATGTGCTTAATCCCTTAATCACTGGAGTGTTTCTGGAG gcTTCAAACAGTGCTTCATATATCCAAGATGCCTTCCAGCTCTTGCTGCCTGTACTGCAGATCTCTCTTATTGAGGCTAGAACGGAACTATCACAGTAA
- the FAM114A2 gene encoding protein FAM114A2 isoform X1 — MPKQRVMSERDSGENLKEETSYEDEQKAEELGCAESDEEREQELEPVPMTRKRPEPKPPGQPAATEKTAAETLKVSDSPAGVQTGWGYWGSWGKSLLSTASATVATVGQGISNVIEKAETTLGIPSPNEISSETRDATTGSKNPCASSTDAVDDGSSFPIAGALGVLSTISTAVQSTGKSVISGGLDALEFIGKKTMDVIAEGDPGFKKTKGLMNRNSTLSQVLREAKEKEEQQTATEVTMATEKKAHYGLLFDEFQGLSHLEALEMLSRESESKVKSVLNALSGEELDTLKEEMEQLKEAFSLPEFFEEEEEEKKGDEEFTKEVTELFSELRISSKPDKLIMVRTSAHEWIAQFNSSLPEEEKESEENQEVESRDGDHDAKKPVEDIHAFAIRSLAELTACSIEMFHKTAALFLHGQKQEVAATERAKSLSQMTIVLCKELSTFSKEFTTCLTTAGVKEKADVLNPLITGVFLEASNSASYIQDAFQLLLPVLQISLIEARTELSQ, encoded by the exons ATGCCAAAACAGCGCG TCATGTCTGAGAGAGACAGTGGTGAAAATCTGAAAGAAGAAACCTCTTATGAAGATGAACAGAAAGCAGAGGAACTTGGCTGCGCTGAGAGCGAtgaagagagagagcaagagcttGAGCCTGTGCCTATGACCCGCAAAAGACCTGAACCCAAACCCCCAGGTCAGCCTGCTGCCACAGAAAAGACTGCAGCTGAAACCCTCAAG GTCTCAGATTCTCCTGCTGGAGTTCAGACAGGATGGGGGTACTGGGGAAGCTGGGGGAAATCTCTTCTGTCAACTGCGTCTGCTACTGTAGCTACTGTAG GTCAAGGTATTTCAAATGTtatagaaaaagcagaaacaaccCTTGGGATCCCCAGTCCTAATGAAATATCTTCAGAGACTAGAGATGCTACAACAG GAAGCAAGAATCCTTGTGCTAGCAGCACAGATGCAGTTGATGATGGCAGTTCCTTTCCTATTGCTGGGGCTCTTGGAGTTTTATCAACGATCTCTACTGCTGTCCAAAGCACA GGAAAAAGTGTTATTAGTGGAGGTCTGGATGCCTTGGAATTCATCGGGAAAAAGACAATGGATGTAATAGCTGAGGGAGACCCTGGATTCAAAAAAACAAAGGGCCTAATGAACAGAAACTCTACGTTATCTCAG gtctTACGAGAggcaaaggagaaagaggagcagCAGACAGCTACTGAGGTTACCATGGCTACGGAGAAGAAAGCCCATTATGGGTTACTGTTTGATGAGTTTCAGGGTCTTTCACATCTGGAGGCCTTAGAGATGCTTTCCAGAGAGAGTGAATCAAAG GTGAAATCGGTTCTAAATGCCCTCTCTGGAGAAGAGTTGGACACACTGAAGGAGGAAATGGAGCAActcaaagaagcattttctttacCTGAATTctttgaagaagaggaggaagaaaagaaag gAGATGAGGAGTTCACAAAAGAAGTGACAGAGTTGTTTTCAGAATTGCGTATCTCCTCAAAGCCGGACAAACTGATCATG GTGAGGACATCTGCTCATGAATGGATAGCGCAATTCAACAGTAGtcttcctgaagaagaaaaagagagtgaaGAAAACCAAGAAGTAGAATCCAGAGATGGTGACCATGATGCTAAAAAACCAGTAGAG GATATTCATGCATTTGCCATAAGAAGTCTGGCTGAACTGACAGCATGCTCCATTGAAATGTTTCACAAAACTGCAGCTTTGTTTCTTCATGGTCAGAAACAAGAGGTGGCAGCCACAGAGAGAGCCAAGTCCCTTTCACA AATGACAATTGTGCTCTGTAAAGAACTGTCAACTTTCTCAAAAGAGTTTACTACGTGCTTAACGACTGCAGGG GTCAAAGAGAAAGCAGATGTGCTTAATCCCTTAATCACTGGAGTGTTTCTGGAG gcTTCAAACAGTGCTTCATATATCCAAGATGCCTTCCAGCTCTTGCTGCCTGTACTGCAGATCTCTCTTATTGAGGCTAGAACGGAACTATCACAGTAA